Below is a genomic region from Rhineura floridana isolate rRhiFlo1 chromosome 5, rRhiFlo1.hap2, whole genome shotgun sequence.
GATGGCTTCTCTGATGCTCTATCCTGGAGGAtgagaacacagaaagctgcctttatacagagtcagaccactgatccatctagcttagcatggtccacactgactggtagcagctcatctagggtttcaggcaggggccattACCAGTCCTATCTGAAGATGTCCatgattgaacctgggccttctgcatgcaaagcaaatgttatgGCCCTCCTGTCCCCATTAACAGCAATTGTTTAACTTACTCATAGTTTGGGCTGATAACTACTAATATTCTGACCACTCCATTTATTCCTTAGAACCTTTCTGAACTCTTGGCCAAATTTGAGAACTACTACAttctaattttattgttttatatatgtttatcctgtatttattatgagatctgagacgttttgtatttttatattttgttgttcaccgcccagacagctaatgctagtcgggcagtatataaatctaataaaataaataaataaataaattttatgttACTGTTTTGTTAAATCATTTATTGTCCACAGTTAAGTAAATGTATATAACTTGTATCCATGGCTCTCACAGTTGTTTACTTCAGTTCAGATCTGTATGCTTCCCCCCCCATTCTGAATTGCTTTTCACCTTCCTTTTTCTTGTGTTTGAAGAGGCATGTACTTTACAATGTGTGAAAGTCACTTTTTTCCCTCAGTTTGAAAATGTCCCCTGTAAAATACAGGAGTAATTACGTTTTCATATATATTGCCCTcatttcatcaatattatttcaTCTGCCTTCAGGTGTCCCTTTCACTACCTTGACCAGATCCCTCTGGATTTCTTCATGGTCTTTTCTAGACTAGTTTTCCAGATTCAATATGTTTTGTGCAGTCCTCTCTTCTGCATCCCCCTGCCATCCTCATTCATACAAGCTCTGAATAAAATGGCTATCCCTGTGCTAGCGCTTGTTCTGCTGAAACTGTTTTGTACAGACAACCAAAGccttaaaaaaacaccacacaccTAAATTAGCACACCCAACTTCTCAAAAACCTTTGTTCAAACCACAGAGATGTATGTAGCATTCAGGTTAAACAGATGAAATCTGTTAAGTGGGTTCCACTGTGGATCTCACTTACAGTCTTCCAGGTGCTTGTTTATTCTGCCATCTGAGCAGGAGAATTAGGAGCTCTTTCCTTCATTCTGAATCAAACCTGAGAATTCAAAGATGGGGAAAACCAATGCTGGTGGTTGGAGAGAATAAAAAGTGAACAGAGGACACCAAAGGTGCAGTTtgtgcacttacctgggaatatcCCACTGAACACATGGGGTCTTACTGCTGAGTTAGCAGGCATAGGATTGAGCTGCAAGGCAAGTACCAGCCTCAGTCCTCCTGCCAAGTCCCATAGACAGAGAATACTCTCAGTTTCAGCCTAGCAGCAAGAAAAGAATGTGAATGCTTCAAGATCTGATAACTCCCCAGCAACAATCAACCTTTTAGGTTTAGTGGAAGAGAAGCAGGCAAGCTCTAAGGGCGCCATTTATTCTccatctctcctctcccccacccccgacCTAGCTTTCCAGATTTAATTCCTGTCACTAAAGAATTCTGCCATGTTTTAGCCATCATGAGTCCTAGGAAGTTATTCTGAAATCACCATGAGGTTACAACGAATTGCAAACTCTACCCAAGATTTTGCTATGTGCCCGAGGCAAGCCTGAATCCCTAATTATTCTGGGGCTCTTTTCCTTGATACTAGATTGCTTCTACTTTTAATTCATTTTAGACCCATTTGAGATGGAAGTGAATTATAGAACATTCTCCAGCATAAGTGGATTATAACAagacaaccagggctgtggagtcggtgcgccagaccttcaactccgacttctctatttttctactgtccgactccgactccttcataaatggcaaatgtatatgaactagtaataacaaatttactgtagtaaaatggtagcacaaggcatttcatcaccactacgtgaatccagagcttggaaaagttacttttttgaactataactcccacgagcccaatccctggggctgatgggagttgtagtttaaaaaagtaacttttccaagctctggattcacgtggtggtgatgaaatgccttgtgctaccattttactacagtaaatttgttattactagttcatatacatttgccatttatgaaggagtcggagtcggaattggagtcggagtcggtacatttctactgactccgactccacccaaaattgctcccgactccgactccacgactccaactccacagccctgaagaCAACATATCCTGCCTCTCATTAATACAGATGCATCATGCAAAGGAGCTGTCTGCAGTATAATGCATTCCATTAACTGGAGATCTAATGGACACAATCCCCAAGGAACTGCTTTGCTTTGGAGCAAGTTACATTGAAATGACCAGGATCTAATCTAGAACATAACTGTGTTCTATGCAGCCCCTATTCTTTTTAAATGTAGTCTGTGCAATAGAATCTCTTCTTTAATTTTGCAAATCTAGACACTGGATCATCAAGTATTTCAGATGTCCTGTAGGGTTATTTGGTTATGTAGCTTCATGGTATGACACACCATAACTGTCGACTAGCTTAAATTGGTAAGGTTACTGTATTAACGTGACTGATACAGCTACATTTTTCTGATGGTTTttacagaagaaaagaaaaaagctgcaTTATACAACACACTATTTTACTCCAGACTACTCTATTAAGACAGCAATATTTCACTTAAATAAGTGGGCTGAGGGTGGTGGCATTAATGTAAGTAGGAAACCAACTATCACTCCACTCTAATAGGCAAAGTGACTAATGCATCAGGCTCTCTTTTTCAATGTTGTTTAGAAAAGCCTCAAACACTCATCAGCTTGTTATGTACTAATATTTCCGTCACTGGCATGTGAGCGAAGAGATGTGATAGTCTAGTGTTTatttttgcagattaaaatgatAAACTCATAATCATTTGAAACATAAAATAAGACCACCAAAAATGAGAATAAAACCATTCAAGACataaatgcatttaaaacacaattgttTCTAGAAATATATAGAAGAAAAACTTCAGGTGGTCGTGAATCCGTAACATATTGTGATATTAACACATTAGAATATAATTTGGAGTTCCATATTTTTCTAAAATATTCTCTTATACCCAGGATAGAAATAGAATCTATCAAATATTAAAAGCAGCAGTAGGAGAACCCAAGAAGGAGCTATAAAATGAAATTACAGGCatttctttattgtcttttctgtttCTAAGACAATATATCTCTCCTGTTTAATCTATCACAATTACACTCTAGAGTTTGTGGATTATATACTCAGAGTAACTTTACAAATTCTTCACAATCTTTTATGTAAAGAAAGACAGGAATCCTAGGCACACTTACTACTGAGTAAGCAAGTTTAGGATTGTGTTGCATGGCTACAATGCTATGCATACTTGTACTTGGAAGTCagtcccattaaaatcagtgatgagtcttacttctgagtaaacatggatagaaTTGGGCTCCACACGTCTTGATAACCATGGTGGTATTATCGTCAAATAATACAAGAATGCTGGTGATTAATGACTATGCAATCTAGAATTAAATAGCTTGATAACAGGAAAAGGGGTAGCCTCTCAAGATTGCCAAGGTCATTGGTAATTGCAACACTTGCTTATTACAGCACTGTGTGAAGTCAAACAGTTACAGAGGCATGATTCCGCTAAAGTTAAGCATTCTTAAGCCCCATTATGGGAAAattgagcataagaacataagaagagcctgctggatcaggccagtggcccatctagtccagcatcctgttctcacagtggcctaccaggtgcctgggggaagcccgcaagcaggaccccagtgcaagaacactctcccctcctgaggcttccggcaactggttttcagaagcatgctgcctctgactagggtggcagagcacagccatcatggctagtagccattgatagccctgtcctccatgaatttgtctaattgatGCATGGCATCAATGGCACAAGTAGcttatgcacatttatttggaagcaagtctCTGCTTACTCCTAATTATTCGCCATAGGTTTGCAATCTTAACAGTACTTAAGCTTGGTGGATGTTTGACCCCTATAAAATTGCAGCAGATCAAGTTTTCTGAACAACTGAgcaagtttattttaaaatgttttctcccTGGCAAAGTTTCCCCTCTTCCCGCTCTTACACACACACGCGACTTTTTTTCCTGCAGCGATTTCGCCTGTGATTGGCAAGGGACACACTAACAAGAAGCATGCAAAGTTGTCTTTTGAAGGCTCGAAGATTCATTCAGCTAAAGCTGCCCGCAGTGTTGCCCTCCAGCTTCGACCTGTAATAAACCTGCCCCCCCACCTCATACTTCAATTGTCAGTCCTGTGCACGTGTCCTCCTCGCCCCTCCCTCCTGGTCCCCTCGCTGCCGGCCGCAGCTTCCTCCTCTGCAGGTCCGGAGGGGGCAGTTACTTGGAGAACTGCGCCTGCACGGCAGCCAAACTGAGGCCAGACGACGGGACGAAGTGGGGGAATTTGCAAATGGCGCAGCCGCACAGGCTGGCCCCGCTGGACAGATGCACTTGGCCGCACGGCTGATCCTCCAGGGCCACCGAGAGGTATTTGCCGCCCGGGTgcgggtggtgatggtgatggttcACGTTGCCCGGCGTTAAGAGCACCGGGCCTGGGGCCGCGGCGAAGAGGGGCAAGCCAGCCAGGAGCAGCCTGGGACCCGAGCCGCTCATCTCCCCGATGATCCGCCGGAGCTCTTGCAGCGAGCTCCCCAGCAAGAGGATGTAATTCCTGGCCAAGAGCAGCGTGGCGATCTTGGAGAGCTTCCGCCCTGGCGAGCTCTGGCAGTGCGCGGCCGAATAGGGCAGGATCACCTCCCTCAGCGCGTCCATGGCCAGGTTGAGGTCTTGCATCCGCTTACGCTCCCGGCTGTTGATCTTTCTCCGCAGCT
It encodes:
- the OLIG1 gene encoding oligodendrocyte transcription factor 1, whose amino-acid sequence is MLRQQPLYELVGYRQPPSALLPKQAPDRPEFAPEQLQGPGSVKATGSNANAATRSDPKTEQQQLRRKINSRERKRMQDLNLAMDALREVILPYSAAHCQSSPGRKLSKIATLLLARNYILLLGSSLQELRRIIGEMSGSGPRLLLAGLPLFAAAPGPVLLTPGNVNHHHHHPHPGGKYLSVALEDQPCGQVHLSSGASLCGCAICKFPHFVPSSGLSLAAVQAQFSK